Below is a genomic region from Flavobacterium ginsengisoli.
AATCAATGGATTACAGCACATCCAGACTGGTACCAGAAAGATGCCAGCGGAAACATTACTATTCCGCCAGGAACCAACTGGCAAGATGTTGCACAATTAAATTATACTAATGCAGAAATGAAAAAAGCCATGATCGATGCCATGTCTTATTGGGTTTATAATGCCAATATTGATGGTTTCAGATGTGACGCTGCCGATTTTGTTCCTGTAACTTTCTGGTCAGAAGCAATAACTAAAATCCGTAAAATCAAAAACCAAAGAATGATTTTAATGGCCGAAGGTTCAAGAGCCAATCATTATGATGCTGGATTCGATTATACTTTTGGTTTTGCTTATTTCGGTGCTTTAGAAAAAGTATTCTCAGAAGCGCAGCCTGCAAGTTATCTTCAAACAGAAAGTTCTAAAGAATACGGACAACTAGATGCTTCAAAAAGAATTGTGCGTTACACCACAAATCACGACGTGAATCTTTCTGACGGAACTCCACTTGAGCTTTTTGGAGGCAAAAAAGGTTCTTTAGCGAGCATTTGTAATTGCATCAAGCATGAAATCTGTTCCTATGATTTACAATGGTCAAGAAATTGGCTATAACAAACGCATTGATTATTTTGACAATGTGCCAATAGATTGGTCTACTGCAGATAATGATATGCTTTTAGAATACCAAAAAATAATTGCATTTAGAAATTCGAGTGAAGCACTTCGAAAAGGAAAACTAACGGGCTACAGCAGTAACGATGCAAGTGTTTTTACTATGGAAACTACAACTGATAAAGTCTTAATTGTGGCGAACATTAAAAACAAATCGGTTAAATATACCGCTCCAACAGCTTTGGCCAACACCAATTGGACAGATGCATTAACTGGCAATCCAATTTCTATTGCTTCAGAAATTAATTTAGAAGCTTATCAATACCTTATTCTTAAAAAATAACAAAAGCTTCTTATAATCCTAAGATTTGAAAAAAAGTAAATAACATGAATTTTCAATCCAAAAAAATACAGTTCCAAATTCGTTTGGGCAAAAAACTAGCGTTTTTATTTTTCGTTTGCACCTGCACATTTGCAGTAAAAGCACAAGAAATAATGTCGCCAGACAAAAATCTTTCGCTAAAATTTGAATTGAAAGAAGGCGGAATTCCGTCTTATCAATTATCATACAAACAAAAACCGGTTATTAAACCTAGTTCTTTAGGTTTAGAACTTCAAAATATGCCTTCGTTTTTGGATGGTTTTACCGTTACAAATACAGCACAATCTTCTGTCGATGAAAGTTGGAATCCGGTTTTAGGTGAAGAAAAAACAATTCGCAATCATTACAACGAATTGCTTGTCACTTTAGCGCAAGCGAAAAACAATAACAGATTTATTAGAATCCGTTTCCGTTTATTCAATGACGGATTAGGGTTTCGATATGAATTTCCAAAACAAAATGACCTAAATTATTTTGTAATTAAAGAAGAACGTTCCGAATTCAATTTAGCCGGAAATCACAAAATTTTCTGGATTCCAGGAGATTATGACACCAACGAATATGCTTATACTACTTCAAAGATTTCAGAGATTCCTTCGCTGATGAAAAAAGCCACAATCGAAATCAATTCGCAGTGGCCAATTGCGACATTATCGGTACAAACGCCGTCAATGATGAAGTCTGATGATGGCTTGTACATCAACATTCACGAAGCGGCATTGATTAATTATCCAGCAATGTATCTTGAAGTTGATCCTGTAAACAATAAAATGATTAGTCATTTGGCGCCAGATGCTGTTGGAGCAAAAGGTTATATGCAAACCGATGCACAATCGCCTTGGAGAACTATTGTTGTAAGTGATAAAGCAACAGATATTTTAGCTTCAAAATTAATTCTGAATTTAAATGAACCAACAAGTTACAAAGACGTTTCATGGATTAAACCTGTAAAGTTCATCGGAATTTGGTGGGAATATTTTGTTGCAGGAAGAAGTACGTGGGCTTTTGGAAAAGAAACCAATGTAAAATTAACCGATGATTTTACCAAACTTACTCCAAACGGAAAACATGGAGCCACAACAGAACGTGCAAAAGAATACATTGATTTTGTCGCTCAAAATGGTTTCGATGCAATTCTTATCGAAGGATGGAATATTGGCTGGGAAGACTGGATTAACAACTGGAAAGAAGAAGTTTTTGATTATGTAACAGCTTATCCTGATTTTGATGTAAAAGCGGTTCATGAATATGCCGCTTCAAAAGGAGTGAAAATTATCATGCACCACGAAACTTCTGGTTCTGCAACCAATTACGAAAGACGTTTAGATCGTGCTTTTCAGTTTATGAATGACAACGGTTACGATGCTGTAAAAACAGGTTACGTAGGAAAAATTATTCCTCGTGGCGAACATCACGACGGACAATGGATGGTGAATCATTACATTAATGTTGCCAAACGTGCAGCCGATTATAAAATTATGATTGACAGCCACGAAGCAGTTCGTCCGACTGGATTAAACCGTACTTTTCCAAACTGGATTGCTCAGGAATCTGCACGCGGTACCGAGTTCGAATCTATGGGAGGTTTAGCACCAGATCACACAACCATTTTACCTTTTACAAGATTAATGGGCGGACCGATGGATTACACTCCGGGAATTTTTCAGACCGATCTTTCGTATTATGGAACAGGAAGTACACAACGCGTAAATACCACTTTAGTAAAACAATTGGCATATTATGTAACTATGTACAGTCCGTTGCAAATGGTCGCTGATATTCCTGGA
It encodes:
- a CDS encoding glycoside hydrolase family 97 protein, whose product is MSPDKNLSLKFELKEGGIPSYQLSYKQKPVIKPSSLGLELQNMPSFLDGFTVTNTAQSSVDESWNPVLGEEKTIRNHYNELLVTLAQAKNNNRFIRIRFRLFNDGLGFRYEFPKQNDLNYFVIKEERSEFNLAGNHKIFWIPGDYDTNEYAYTTSKISEIPSLMKKATIEINSQWPIATLSVQTPSMMKSDDGLYINIHEAALINYPAMYLEVDPVNNKMISHLAPDAVGAKGYMQTDAQSPWRTIVVSDKATDILASKLILNLNEPTSYKDVSWIKPVKFIGIWWEYFVAGRSTWAFGKETNVKLTDDFTKLTPNGKHGATTERAKEYIDFVAQNGFDAILIEGWNIGWEDWINNWKEEVFDYVTAYPDFDVKAVHEYAASKGVKIIMHHETSGSATNYERRLDRAFQFMNDNGYDAVKTGYVGKIIPRGEHHDGQWMVNHYINVAKRAADYKIMIDSHEAVRPTGLNRTFPNWIAQESARGTEFESMGGLAPDHTTILPFTRLMGGPMDYTPGIFQTDLSYYGTGSTQRVNTTLVKQLAYYVTMYSPLQMVADIPGNYERFPDAFQFIKDVAVDWDNSYILEAEPGDYITIARKAKGKNEWFIGGITDENARTANISFDYLPAGKNFVATIYADAKEANWNQNPQKYTLTKVIVNSKTKLKQYLAPGGGVAISIKEATATELKGLKKL
- a CDS encoding alpha-amylase family glycosyl hydrolase → MKSNTNIFLALLLSLAFISCSSSEENPKPDPNTGTENEYQQYGSPFDKVATNEDAVIYQVNVRSFSPEGNLKGVQKRLGDIQKLGANVIYLMPIYPVGKIKMAGKLGSPYSIKDYKAVNSDYGNLEDLRALVTEAHSKNMAVILDWVANHTSWDNQWITAHPDWYQKDASGNITIPPGTNWQDVAQLNYTNAEMKKAMIDAMSYWVYNANIDGFRCDAADFVPVTFWSEAITKIRKIKNQRMILMAEGSRANHYDAGFDYTFGFAYFGALEKVFSEAQPASYLQTESSKEYGQLDASKRIVRYTTNHDVNLSDGTPLELFGGKKGSLASICNCIKHEICSYDLQWSRNWL